In one Erinaceus europaeus chromosome 3, mEriEur2.1, whole genome shotgun sequence genomic region, the following are encoded:
- the LOC103117973 gene encoding transmembrane protein 184C, whose product MRGALTARKQSCPIQSPWSSFSLLRGANLRGKMPCTCTWRNWRQWIRPLAVVVYLVSIVVAVPLCVWELQKLEVGIHTKAWFIAGIFLLLTIPISLWVILQHLVHYTQPELQKPIIRILWMVPIYSLDSWIALKYPSIAIYVDTCRECYEAYVIYNFMGFLTNYLTNRYPNLVLILEAKDQQKHFPPLCCCPPWTMGEVLLFRCKLGVLQYTVVRPFTTIVALICELLGVYDEGNFSFSNAWTYLVIINNMSQLFAMYCLLPFYKVLKEELSPIQPVGKFLCVKLVVFVSFWQAVVIALLVKVGVISEKHTWEWQTVEAVATGLQDFIICIEMFLAAVAHHYTFSYKPYVQEAEEGSCFDSFLAMWDVSDIRDDISEQVRHVGRTVMGHPRKKFFPEDQDQNEHTSLLSSSSQDAISVASSVPPSPAGHYQGFGHTVTPQTTPTTAKLANEIFSDITEDKREPSDKSVAS is encoded by the coding sequence ATGCGAGGCGCCCTGACAGCCAGAAAACAGAGCTGCCCGATCCAGTCTCCCTGGAGCTCCTTCTCCTTGCTCCGCGGAGCCAATCTGCGCGGAAAGATGCCTTGCACCTGTACCTGGAGGAACTGGAGGCAGTGGATTCGACCTTTGGCGGTAGTCGTCTACCTGGTGTCCATAGTGGTGGCGGTGCCCCTGTGCGTGTGGGAGCTGCAGAAACTGGAGGTTGGAATACACACTAAGGCTTGGTTCATTGCTGGAATCTTTTTGCTGTTAACTATACCTATATCACTCTGGGTGATATTGCAACACTTAGTACATTATACACAACCTGAACTACAAAAACCAATTATAAGGATTCTCTGGATGGTACCCATATACAGTTTAGATAGTTGGATAGCTTTGAAGTATCCCAGCATCGCCATATATGTGGACACCTGCAGAGAATGTTATGAAGCTTATGTGATTTACAACTTTATGGGATTCCTTACCAATTACCTAACCAACCGGTATCCAAATTTGGTACTAATCCTTGAAGCCAAAGATCAACAAAAACATTTTCCTCCTTTATGTTGCTGCCCACCATGGACTATGGGAGAAGTATTGCTGTTTAGGTGCAAACTTGGTGTATTGCAGTATACAGTTGTCAGACCATTCACCACTATTGTTGCTTTGATCTGTGAGCTGCTTGGTGTATATGATGAAGGGAACTTTAGTTTTTCAAATGCTTGGACTTATTTGGTTATAATAAATAATATGTCACAATTGTTTGCCATGTACTGTCTCCTGCCATTTTACAAAGTACTGAAGGAAGAACTGAGTCCAATCCAACCTGTTGGCAAATTTCTTTGTGTAAAGCtagtggtttttgtttctttctggcAAGCAGTAGTTATTGCTTTGTTGGTAAAAGTTGGCGTTATTTCTGAAAAGCATACGTGGGAATGGCAAACTGTAGAAGCTGTGGCTACAGGACTCCAGGACTTCATTATCTGTATCGAAATGTTCCTCGCGGCTGTAGCTCACCACTACACTTTCTCGTATAAGCCGTACGTCCAAGAAGCAGAAGAGGGCTCGTGCTTTGATTCCTTTCTTGCCATGTGGGATGTTTCAGATATTAGGGATGATATTTCCGAACAAGTAAGACATGTCGGAAGGACAGTCATGGGACATCCTAGGAAAAAATTCTTCCCCGAGGATCAAGATCAAAATGAACATACAAGcttgttatcatcatcatcacaggATGCAATTTCTGTGGCCTCCTCTGTGCCACCTTCACCTGCAGGTCACTACCAAGGATTTGGACACACTGTGACTCCCCAGACCACACCTACGACAGCGAAGCTAGCTAATGAAATATTTAGTGACATTACAGAAGACAAGAGAGAACCTTCAGATAAATCTGTGGCCTCCTGA